From Anaerolineae bacterium, a single genomic window includes:
- a CDS encoding DUF429 domain-containing protein: protein MHFVGIDLAWSCRNPSAIVVLEGEKAVAWNERIVSDEEIITFLRETVGEKPALIAVDAPLIVPNESGFRPCDRELAAAFRRYEAAPHPANRRRFRGKIRGEELVRKLAAEGFVHSPIIEPHKDTRQVVEVYPHPASVALFGLERTLKYKARPGRPLDFRKKELSRFIALLKGLEKAFPPLHAPGILSGELSPLKGRELKTFEDLLDALFCAYIALYCWTFGPKGYRIFGNMEEGYILVPVALNKTGQGPSKP from the coding sequence ATGCACTTCGTGGGGATTGACCTCGCCTGGTCCTGCCGGAACCCTTCAGCAATAGTGGTCCTTGAGGGTGAGAAAGCCGTCGCTTGGAACGAAAGGATTGTAAGCGATGAGGAAATCATCACCTTTCTGAGGGAAACGGTGGGAGAAAAACCAGCCCTCATCGCTGTGGACGCTCCTCTAATAGTGCCGAACGAGAGCGGGTTTCGTCCGTGTGATCGTGAATTAGCTGCTGCCTTTCGCCGGTACGAGGCTGCTCCTCACCCGGCCAACCGGCGCCGTTTCAGGGGAAAAATCAGAGGGGAAGAGCTGGTCCGAAAGTTGGCGGCCGAAGGGTTCGTTCATTCCCCCATTATTGAACCCCATAAAGATACAAGGCAGGTGGTAGAAGTATATCCACATCCGGCTTCAGTGGCTCTCTTCGGGCTTGAGAGAACCCTCAAATACAAAGCAAGGCCCGGAAGGCCTTTGGACTTCAGAAAAAAAGAGCTATCCCGCTTCATAGCCCTCCTGAAGGGGTTAGAGAAGGCTTTTCCTCCCCTACATGCCCCTGGGATCCTTTCAGGAGAACTTTCACCGCTGAAAGGCCGGGAGCTCAAAACCTTTGAAGATCTGCTGGATGCTCTCTTCTGCGCCTACATAGCCCTTTACTGCTGGACTTTTGGCCCCAAAGGGTATAGGATTTTTGGCAATATGGAAGAAGGCTATATACTTGTGCCCGTAGCATTAAACAAAACGGGGCAAGGCCCGTCTAAGCCTTAA
- a CDS encoding (Fe-S)-binding protein: MLKKFVETIRQRITRPLQYYQDICVRCGACVDACHFYVTSGNPAHIPAYRMMLVKKLLQRGGNGQRGFLGWYRDTTIPDERTVAELRQALWECTGCRRCSVFCPFDLDTALLVNVGRYALLQEGMGMEMVAEIGNAEVSKGEIIEALKEFYLDQVRELERRIREEWGVPDLRIPVDEPARVLYVPVVGEHAIIPLAKIFHAAKESWALSMFTATNHSFFVGDIEKAKKAAHWIVEEAQRLRAQVIAYAECGHATRTLLNFWDYWFGEEIAGFQRVSVVQLVASYLKEGRIRVRPGAFEIPVTYHDPCNLGRNAGIFEEPRMLIRAIATDFRELSPNRELNWCCGGGGGLIAEPAMFEVRMRAGRPKVEQIQRTGARWVLTTCENCKTQISDLNQHYGLGIEVKGVVDLIADALVL; the protein is encoded by the coding sequence ATGTTGAAGAAATTTGTAGAAACGATTCGTCAACGTATCACGCGTCCGCTCCAGTATTACCAGGATATCTGTGTTCGCTGTGGGGCCTGCGTGGACGCCTGCCACTTTTACGTTACCTCCGGCAATCCAGCCCACATCCCCGCCTACCGGATGATGCTGGTCAAGAAATTGCTCCAGCGGGGTGGCAATGGCCAGAGGGGGTTCCTGGGCTGGTATCGGGATACCACTATCCCTGACGAGCGAACAGTGGCCGAACTCCGGCAAGCTCTCTGGGAGTGTACTGGTTGTCGGCGGTGCTCCGTCTTCTGTCCTTTTGATCTGGATACGGCACTTCTGGTGAATGTGGGCCGGTATGCCCTCCTCCAGGAAGGAATGGGGATGGAGATGGTCGCCGAAATCGGGAATGCCGAGGTCAGCAAGGGGGAAATCATAGAGGCTCTCAAGGAATTCTACCTGGACCAGGTCCGGGAACTGGAAAGGCGAATCCGAGAGGAGTGGGGTGTACCTGACTTGAGGATTCCTGTGGATGAACCGGCGCGGGTCCTGTATGTGCCAGTGGTGGGCGAGCACGCTATTATCCCGCTGGCGAAGATCTTCCACGCTGCGAAAGAATCCTGGGCGCTGAGCATGTTTACCGCCACCAACCATTCCTTTTTCGTTGGCGACATAGAAAAGGCGAAAAAGGCAGCCCACTGGATTGTTGAGGAGGCTCAGCGGCTAAGGGCCCAGGTCATCGCTTATGCAGAGTGCGGCCATGCCACCCGGACTCTCCTGAACTTCTGGGACTACTGGTTCGGGGAAGAAATCGCGGGCTTCCAGCGGGTCAGCGTCGTCCAATTGGTCGCCTCATACCTGAAAGAGGGACGCATCCGGGTCCGGCCTGGAGCGTTTGAAATCCCGGTGACCTACCATGATCCGTGCAACCTGGGCCGGAATGCGGGGATTTTTGAGGAGCCGCGGATGCTGATTCGCGCCATCGCCACCGATTTCCGGGAGCTCAGCCCCAACCGGGAACTGAACTGGTGCTGCGGCGGGGGCGGCGGACTCATCGCTGAGCCTGCAATGTTTGAGGTTCGGATGAGGGCTGGCCGGCCCAAAGTGGAACAGATCCAGCGCACCGGCGCCCGTTGGGTGCTGACCACTTGCGAAAACTGTAAGACGCAGATTTCTGACCTGAACCAGCATTACGGCCTGGGTATTGAGGTGAAAGGCGTGGTGGATCTGATCGCCGACGCACTGGTGCTGTGA
- a CDS encoding respiratory nitrate reductase subunit gamma → MTTLTFVFCYITPYIAVAVFFGGLAYRVFRWWQKRPAPAHFSLFPRPQSRLGRLLDALVDMFTLKGLLRVNPLLWAGGFIMHLGLLLVLIGHIRVFTDFYFLWDLLNWGKEEQHRFSAIAGTIAGTLFAAPLFYLLARRWSGPVKWLSTPEDHFILLLLISIALTGFHMRLLRTVEVEELHRFFAGLASFRWQPIPESAGPAFVWHFTLAQLLMVYFPFGKLSHIIGSVLSKMVARS, encoded by the coding sequence ATGACAACTCTGACCTTTGTATTCTGTTACATCACTCCCTATATTGCTGTTGCTGTCTTTTTCGGTGGACTGGCGTATCGGGTCTTCCGGTGGTGGCAGAAACGGCCAGCTCCGGCTCACTTCTCCCTTTTCCCTCGCCCTCAGAGCCGGCTGGGCCGGCTGCTGGATGCCCTGGTGGACATGTTTACCCTGAAGGGGCTGCTGCGGGTTAACCCACTCCTTTGGGCCGGCGGCTTTATCATGCACCTGGGGCTCCTCCTGGTCCTCATAGGGCACATCCGTGTTTTCACCGACTTTTACTTCCTCTGGGATCTTTTAAACTGGGGCAAAGAGGAACAGCACAGGTTTTCGGCCATTGCGGGGACGATCGCCGGCACTCTCTTCGCCGCTCCTCTCTTCTACCTGTTGGCTCGCCGCTGGAGTGGCCCGGTGAAATGGCTCTCTACGCCGGAGGACCACTTCATTCTCCTTCTCCTCATCAGCATCGCACTGACCGGATTCCACATGCGCCTTCTGCGGACGGTGGAGGTTGAAGAACTGCATCGCTTCTTCGCCGGACTGGCCTCTTTCCGCTGGCAACCTATCCCGGAAAGCGCGGGGCCTGCGTTCGTCTGGCACTTCACCCTGGCTCAACTTCTGATGGTCTATTTCCCCTTCGGGAAACTGAGCCACATCATCGGCTCAGTGCTCTCCAAGATGGTGGCCCGAAGTTAG